CTTCCCTGCCCCTCTGGGCATGCTGCCTCATGTTCGCCTTCCCGGCGCTTATTGCGTGGCTGGTCTTCGGCTCGCGCATCGGCCTTCTGGGCGTTATTGTCTGGGTTGCCTACGGCATCATGACCACGGATTTTCTCCAGCCGATCTCCAGAACTGGCATGGAGTATTACAAAATGCCCCCATCCCCAGACAACCGCCATATAAGAATTCTCACCCTGTATGGCGCATGCGGAGAAAACCCGCCCATTGAACAGATATCCAAGCTCCGGGCGGATGTCATCTTTCTCCAGGGCTGCAGCAACCACAACCGCACGCTCAAATTCGCCTACAGCATCTTCGGACGCACCGCCCATATCAAGCAGATAGGGAGTTGCGCCATCATCGTCCGCCACGGGCAAATGGGGCCGGTACACAGCATCACGGACACGGCTGGGCTCATCGTGGACTGGATTCCGGAAAGCTCATCCCTGGCGATACGGCTGATCAATCTCAGCCTGGATCCCTTTGAACACCGTTTTGACCTGTACTCCCCCGCCTGTTGGAAATACTTCCATACCCTCCGGTTTGTCCACCGCAAACAAATCCAGTACTTGTTCGACACTCTCCGGGAAGTGGGAGTCCAGGGAGGGGAACTGCCCATCATTCTGGCGGGGAACTTCAATGCGGCGCCTCAATCCCCCATCTTTGTAAAATTCAACAAGGACTTTCAGGATTGTTTCAAACTCAAAGGGGCCGGATACGGCGCCACACAGCCCGTGGATTTTCCCCTGCTCCGGCTGGACCGCGTCTTCTGTACGCATCCCCTCCGTCCGGAACGGGCCTGCACCGTCCTTGTTCCAGACACGCTCAGGCGTTCCATTCTGGCGGATATATCCATGCCTTAATCCCCGCTCCATGCTCCGGAAAAGGAGAGAAAATCCCTATAATACCTTCAAGGCGCGGGAAATGGCCGGGAACAACTGCTTCTTTCGGCTGACTACGTCCTTGGCGGCAAACAGGTTGGGGTCCAGGCGCTCGTACTCTATGTGCTCCAGCACTTCCTCATCCCCTACGGCCAGCAGCATGGAATCATGCGTGACGATGTCCGTCACCAACAGGCAGGCCAGCTTCAAATCCTCTTCCTTCTCCAGCTTCCGGAGTTCCTCCAGCAAATCCTCCTGAACCTCCTTCAAGCCGTACATGCCAATTTCCTCAATCTGGGAAATGCTGATCTTGTGGCCATACTCGGTAAATGTCTTGCGGTCCGCCTGCACAATGGCGGAGGGAGCCGTTTTGGAACGCAGCAGGGAACCGGTGGCAAAAAACTCTTCCGTAAACTTCTTGGCGTCTATCTTGGCAATCCCGGTGAGCCACTCCAGCATCTCCCGGTCTGCCCGCGCGGTAGTGGGGGAAGTCAGGTTCAGCGTATCCGATAGAATGCCGGCGCACAAACAGATAGCCGTGGACCGGGAAGGCTCCGCATCGCGATGATAGAACCTTCGCGCCACCAGGGTGGAGGTGGAACCCACCGGCTCATTCAGGAAACGGATGGGATCGCGCGTGGAAAGCTGGGTCCCCAGGCGGTGATGGTCCATCACCTCCACGATTTCAGCCTCTTCCACGCCCTTGACGGCCTGGGAAAACTCGTTATGGTCCACCAGGGCCACCCGCGTACGAGGCGGATCGACAAGATCTGTCTTGCTCAGGACGCCTATCATCTTGTTCGTCTTCACGCTCATCACCGGGAACAGGGCCTGCTTGCGCTTGACGGCGGCCTGCCGCAGTTCCGGGAGAGGCATATTCTCGGGAAACACCGCATAATCCGTGTGAACCTGTTCCCTGACCTTCCGGGAACAGCGGATCAACTGGCCCACACTGGCCGTATCCCAGGGCGTGCTCAGAATGCAGGTCCCAGTAGCCTGGGCGGTTTCAATAATATCCAGGGAGGGAGAGGAACCCGCCGTCGTCACCAGGGCGCGCACTCCGTGTTCCACCGCGTACAACTGCACATTCGGACGGTCTCCGCAAATCACCACCAGGTCCTGCACGATTCCCTTCCGCTTGTAATTGGCCAGCCTCGTCCGCACGCTCGGTTCGCTGGAAGCGCCCACCAGCAGGATATTCTGGGTCTCTTCCTCGCTCAGCGTCTCTCCGGTCAGGCACTTGCCGTCAATGGTTCCGGCAATGTTGCTCAGGCTGGAAAAAACGGACCGCACATTCATCTCCGTCATGTTCAGCGGCATCAGGAGGCTCAACAAGTCAAAATAACGCAGCAGGCCATGCAGATTGCGGTCCGCATCAATCACCGGAATGGTCTGGAGGGAATTCTCCGTCATTCTGCGGTATGCCGTCAAAAACGTATCATCCGGACTCACGCTGATCACATCCCGTCGGCAAATCGTCCCGGCAGTGGGCGTCACGTCGTGAATCAGCACAGGTTCCGGCACTCCGGCCTTCTCCAACACCCATGAAGTCCTCAGCGTCATCTCTCCGCACCGGGCGGCTATGGCATCAGGTTCTCCGTGAGTTCTCAAAAACTCCGCATTTCCTATGGCGGAGCAGATGGCGTCCGTATCCGGATTCTGATGCCCGATCACGTAAATGGGCCTTTTCTCTGTTTGCTCCGGAATCATTTTTCGTTTCCTCTTGCAGGTTAATCGATGTTCAGCCGGACGGGCACCACCACCTTGGAAGCTATGGGCACGCCATCCTTTTCTGCCGGATAAAAAGTCCAATTCTCCTTCACCCAGCGCATGAAAAGGCGGTCCAATTCCGCCTTTCCGGTAGACTGGAGGAGATTGACGGATGTAGGTTCGCCACGGGCATTTACCCCCACCACGACTTTCACCACGGCATTCACCTTGCCCACCCTAGAGGAATTTACGGAACCGGGCAAGGACGGAGCATGTTTATAACGCACCTTTTTGTCCGGAGTGACATTCTCATCCGGCACGGCGTGTCCGGCAACGGGAACCACCGGTTTTTTCACGGCAGGCCGGGGTTTTACCTCCCTCATGTTGATCTGCATGGCGACCAGTTCCTCCGGCAGAAATTCGCTTTCCGGGACATCTGGACGAATATCCTCCACATCCGGCGAATGTTCATGGTCCGGCAGTTCCACGGCGAGAAGGTCTTCATCCGTGGCGATGGCCGGAACGGAACTGACGGTTGGCGGAGCAACCGCAGGATCCACGGGAACGGGGCTCACCTCATTCACTTCTTCAAGCACCTCATCGGATGGAGCCACGAACTCCATGACAATCTCTCCCTTCTGGATGGAAGGAAGCCACCATTCCTGATAATGGATGGCCACCAGCACGGCGCACAAGGCCACCTGAACGCCCACAGCTACCCCCAGAGCAATCAATATTGCAGATTTGGAGGAGGAACGAGGCTTGAGCCTCACAATCCGGGGCTTTTCATCCATAAGCAGTGGGCAAAGGGCAAGTGCCTTTTCAATATAACAGACACACCCCCTTTGACAAGCAGCAGCCCAGCCATACGCAGGACGTTACTATTTTGTTATCTCCATGAAAAATGAACATACGCACGGGAATCAATAGCCCAAAGCCTCACGGATGCGGGCGGCAAACGTCTGCGCCTTTTCTGCAAAGCCCAGTTCCGGATTCTGGTACATGATACCGCGGGACACGTTGATCAGGGGAGGCGCCGCATGGCCGGAACCGCTCAGGCTGGAAAGATCGCCTCCCTGGGCGCCCAGTCCGGGAATCAACAGAGGAGCGTCCGGGATGCGCGCCAAAATGTCGGAATCGGCATTGGTCAGCCCCACCACCATGCCTACGGACGTTTTGCGGTGTTCCTGCATGGACCGCCGCACCATGTCTCCCACCAGCTCATACACCTTGCGGCCGTCCGACAGCTCCCGGCGTTCGATGTCGGAAGAACCGGGATTGGACGTAACCGTCAGCAAATAAACGCCCTTGCCTTCATACTCCAGAAAAGGTTCCAAAGTATCATACCCCATGAAGGGGCTCAACGTAACAGCATCCACACCCAGGCGTTCAAAATAGGCCTGTGCATAATACTTCTGGGTCTCTCCGATGTCGCCGCGCTTGACGTCCAGCACCACGGGAACGTCATCCGGCATATCAGGCAGCAATTCTTCCAGCATTTCCAGACCGCGCAGTCCCATGGCCTCGAAATAGGCGATATTCGGCTTGAACGCGGCCGCATAAGGAGCGGTTTCCTCCACCACTTTCCGCAGCAGGACCGGAACGGCCTGCAAATCATCCATAACAGGGCGCGGATCCAGGCCCACGCACAACGCGGAACCGGTCTTTTCAATGCGGGCGGCGAGTTTATCCGTAAAAGAAATGCTCATGGGCGAATTAAATCACGGCAACCACAGGCAGGCAAGCCCCAACGGAACTCCTGCCAAACGCAGAAGAACGGCAGATACGGCTTTTCCAGGCCGTTCTCCCATGCTATGTTCCGGCCATATGCCGCACACTGACGTTCCCGCCGGACAGCCAACCCTCTCCTGCCTGGAAAAGCCTCTGCCCTTGGACGGATTCCGGGGAACCCCGGAAGAAATAGAACAGCAATGGTACGACCAGGTCTATCTGGGTTCCGGAGACAGAATCAAGCAGCTTACCTGGAGAGCCGTCATCGTCGGAATGCTTCTGGGCTCCATCCTCTCCCTCACCAATCTGTACGCCAACCTCAAGATGGGCTGGTCCTTCGGCGTAGCCCTGACGGCGGGCATCATTTCATTTGCTCTCTGGAACGCCTTTGTCCGCCTGGGAATTTCCAAATCTCCCATGACCATTCTGGAAAACACCTGCATGCAGTCCGCCGCCAGCTCCGCAGGTTACTCCACGGGCGGCACGCTTACATCGGCCGTAGCCGCCCTTCTCCTGCTCACCGGACAGCACATGCCCCTGGGAGTCACTTTTGCCTGGATATTCTTTATCGCCATATTGGGCGTCACGATGGCCATTCCAATGAAACGCCAGATGATCAACATCGAGCAAATCAAATTCCCGGACAGCATCGCCACGGCGGAAACGCTCAAAGTTCTCTATTCGGAAGGGAAAAAGGCGGCCGGACAGGCCAAGGCCCTGCTTTACTCCGCGCTGTTCGCCTCCGCCAATGCCATCGCCATGGCCCTGGGCGGGGAAAAATGGCTGGGAACCGTCCAACAGCATATCCTGGGAAACTGGTACCAGAGAACCATTTTCTTCAAATGGGACCTCATGTTTGTGGGGGCAGGCGCACTGGTGGGCATGAAAACCTCCCTCAGCCTTTTCATTGGGGGCACCGTCTGCTGGGCTCTGTACGTTCCCTGGCTTTCCAGCCAGGGCCTTCTTGCCGCTGGAGCCGGCTACCGCGACAGCGTTGGATGGACGCTGTGGGGAGGCACCGCATGCATGGTCGTAGCCAGCATCGTGGCCTTCCTCTTCCAATGGAAAAGCATTGCACGCTCCTTCTCTTCCCTGGGAGCCATGTTCTCCATGAACAAAAAGCGCCATCTGACGGATGTGGAAAAAATAGAAACGCCCATGAGCTGGTTCCTGGCCGGGCAGATCATCTCCCTCATCGCGCTCAGCTACCTGGCCTACACTACCTTTGACGTTCCCTACTGGATGAGCTGTTTCGCCGTTTTCATCTCCTTCTTTCTGGCGCTTGTCGTATGCCGGATTACAGGGGAAGCCAACATCACACCCACCGGAGCCATGGGAAAAGTCACTCAGTTGATCTTCGGAGGAATTGCGCCCGGCCACGTTACGGCTAACCTTATGGCGGCCAATATTACTTCCGGAGCCTCCAGCTCTTCGGCCGACCTGCTCGTGGACCTCAAGGTAGGATATCTGCTGGGAGCCAACCCCCGCAAGCAATTCATTGCTCAATTCTCCGGCATCTTTCTGGGAACGCTCGTCTCCGTGCTGGCGTTCCGCTCCCTGGTGCCGGACGTGGATGCCCTCCAGGCTTTCAATGCACCGGGGGCCAGGACATGGGCGGCAACGGCGGAAGCCCTCGGCATGGGATTCAGCCATCTGCACAGCATCAAGGTTCTCTCCATCATTGCAGGCGGCATTCTCGGTCTGGTTCTTGTGCTTGTTCCCCGCTACTTTCCCGCTGTGGGGAAATGGCTGCCTACCCCCATCGGCTTCGGCCTTGCGTGGGCCATTCAATGGAACGACTCGTTCCTCTTCTTTGCCGGGGCCGTCCTCGGCTGGGCGGCAGACCATCTCTTCCGGTCCAAATCCAGGGAATATAAAATCCCCACCGCTTCCGGCATCATTGCCGGGGCGGCCCTGACAGGCATGGCCATCCTGATGTTCAGCATCTACCAGTCCGCGCGCTGATACATCCTTCCAGCCCCATGCATCGGATTCCGGGAAAAACATTTCCCGGAACCTGAATCAAACAAACCTTAAACCGGCATTCAATTCTCGTTCTTCTTCAGAATCATTTCTCCCTGGGAATCCGCTCCGGACGCGCCGCTCACCTCCGCTTTCAGCGTATAGGAATCCAGATTGGTGCGGTACTTCTTCAAAACAAGCGTATAGGAATTCCTGTTATTCTCCACGCCGGTCCACCCTTCGTGAACATCTGCGGCCACTTCCCAGTCGCCTTCGTACAATTTGACGGAATGAATCTTCAAGGCACTGGAGCCTCCCTTCCACTGGAACGTGGCTGTGTAAGTGCCCGGAGCATCCACCCGGTCCGTTACATCAAACTGCAACGGGGAACCCTGTTTCAAATCCCAGGCGAGTCCCGATGAATGCTTCTCGTCCCGACACAGCGAGTCGAGCACTTTCTGCCGAGCTTTCATCACCCGGTTGGCTACCGCCAGAACATCTCCGAACGGAACAACCGGATACACCTTGCCATTGCCGGCGAATGACAATTCCTCCCGAACTGTTTTATCCAAAAAAGAGGCATCCGCGGCAGCACGGTCCTTCTTCCCGGTCAGCACTTCCAACTGGGACTCAAAAAAATTCTTCCACCGGGGCAGATAAAAATCGGCCACCAATCCGGCCCACTGCCTGTTCGAGTAATCGTTCAGTGCCCTGGGCGCCTGGTCGATCCACGTTGTCAGCAGCATCTTGGCGGAACGATCCATCAGGGCTTTCTCCTGGCGGGTTTCCCCCCAATTCAGCGCCTTTTCTTGCCAAGTCCCCAGCAGGAACTGCCTGTCCGTCGCCAGAACCGCATCCATAT
This genomic stretch from Akkermansia biwaensis harbors:
- a CDS encoding OPT family oligopeptide transporter, yielding MPHTDVPAGQPTLSCLEKPLPLDGFRGTPEEIEQQWYDQVYLGSGDRIKQLTWRAVIVGMLLGSILSLTNLYANLKMGWSFGVALTAGIISFALWNAFVRLGISKSPMTILENTCMQSAASSAGYSTGGTLTSAVAALLLLTGQHMPLGVTFAWIFFIAILGVTMAIPMKRQMINIEQIKFPDSIATAETLKVLYSEGKKAAGQAKALLYSALFASANAIAMALGGEKWLGTVQQHILGNWYQRTIFFKWDLMFVGAGALVGMKTSLSLFIGGTVCWALYVPWLSSQGLLAAGAGYRDSVGWTLWGGTACMVVASIVAFLFQWKSIARSFSSLGAMFSMNKKRHLTDVEKIETPMSWFLAGQIISLIALSYLAYTTFDVPYWMSCFAVFISFFLALVVCRITGEANITPTGAMGKVTQLIFGGIAPGHVTANLMAANITSGASSSSADLLVDLKVGYLLGANPRKQFIAQFSGIFLGTLVSVLAFRSLVPDVDALQAFNAPGARTWAATAEALGMGFSHLHSIKVLSIIAGGILGLVLVLVPRYFPAVGKWLPTPIGFGLAWAIQWNDSFLFFAGAVLGWAADHLFRSKSREYKIPTASGIIAGAALTGMAILMFSIYQSAR
- a CDS encoding putative manganese-dependent inorganic diphosphatase gives rise to the protein MIPEQTEKRPIYVIGHQNPDTDAICSAIGNAEFLRTHGEPDAIAARCGEMTLRTSWVLEKAGVPEPVLIHDVTPTAGTICRRDVISVSPDDTFLTAYRRMTENSLQTIPVIDADRNLHGLLRYFDLLSLLMPLNMTEMNVRSVFSSLSNIAGTIDGKCLTGETLSEEETQNILLVGASSEPSVRTRLANYKRKGIVQDLVVICGDRPNVQLYAVEHGVRALVTTAGSSPSLDIIETAQATGTCILSTPWDTASVGQLIRCSRKVREQVHTDYAVFPENMPLPELRQAAVKRKQALFPVMSVKTNKMIGVLSKTDLVDPPRTRVALVDHNEFSQAVKGVEEAEIVEVMDHHRLGTQLSTRDPIRFLNEPVGSTSTLVARRFYHRDAEPSRSTAICLCAGILSDTLNLTSPTTARADREMLEWLTGIAKIDAKKFTEEFFATGSLLRSKTAPSAIVQADRKTFTEYGHKISISQIEEIGMYGLKEVQEDLLEELRKLEKEEDLKLACLLVTDIVTHDSMLLAVGDEEVLEHIEYERLDPNLFAAKDVVSRKKQLFPAISRALKVL
- the pyrF gene encoding orotidine-5'-phosphate decarboxylase, translating into MSISFTDKLAARIEKTGSALCVGLDPRPVMDDLQAVPVLLRKVVEETAPYAAAFKPNIAYFEAMGLRGLEMLEELLPDMPDDVPVVLDVKRGDIGETQKYYAQAYFERLGVDAVTLSPFMGYDTLEPFLEYEGKGVYLLTVTSNPGSSDIERRELSDGRKVYELVGDMVRRSMQEHRKTSVGMVVGLTNADSDILARIPDAPLLIPGLGAQGGDLSSLSGSGHAAPPLINVSRGIMYQNPELGFAEKAQTFAARIREALGY
- a CDS encoding TonB family protein codes for the protein MDEKPRIVRLKPRSSSKSAILIALGVAVGVQVALCAVLVAIHYQEWWLPSIQKGEIVMEFVAPSDEVLEEVNEVSPVPVDPAVAPPTVSSVPAIATDEDLLAVELPDHEHSPDVEDIRPDVPESEFLPEELVAMQINMREVKPRPAVKKPVVPVAGHAVPDENVTPDKKVRYKHAPSLPGSVNSSRVGKVNAVVKVVVGVNARGEPTSVNLLQSTGKAELDRLFMRWVKENWTFYPAEKDGVPIASKVVVPVRLNID
- a CDS encoding endonuclease/exonuclease/phosphatase family protein, which codes for MAEQPALSGVNQLGKALGCVSLCLWVIIATIFWSGSDTMAFMTSLPLWACCLMFAFPALIAWLVFGSRIGLLGVIVWVAYGIMTTDFLQPISRTGMEYYKMPPSPDNRHIRILTLYGACGENPPIEQISKLRADVIFLQGCSNHNRTLKFAYSIFGRTAHIKQIGSCAIIVRHGQMGPVHSITDTAGLIVDWIPESSSLAIRLINLSLDPFEHRFDLYSPACWKYFHTLRFVHRKQIQYLFDTLREVGVQGGELPIILAGNFNAAPQSPIFVKFNKDFQDCFKLKGAGYGATQPVDFPLLRLDRVFCTHPLRPERACTVLVPDTLRRSILADISMP